The following are from one region of the Novosphingobium aureum genome:
- a CDS encoding gamma-glutamyltransferase family protein, with product MFTTRPDIRGTFGVASATHWAVASTAMAMLERGGNAFDGAVAAGFVLHAVEPHLNGPAGEVPIIFHSATSGRTQVLCGQGVAPAAATPEAFTSQGLDMVPGSGMIAAVVPGAFDAWMQLLRDHGTMPLDEVMAPAIHYLEHGHPLLPGAARALGDVEQALRHEWPSGLEVWLPGGTPPVAGALFRNPVLAATWKRILAEAGTSGSREARIERARRAWSQGFVAEAIDAFLRAEPLMDASGERHLGLLTGADMANWEASYEEPTKGDFNGWTICKTGPWGQGPVLLQALAILEAHGLRGADLQSPQGIHVVLEALKLAFADREAYYGDPDFVDVPLERLLSRDYAVSRAAQIGSDASLELRPGTIPGFEAQVARSLEMVRPSDPSAGGLGVGEPTMIHLKPTIKPGDTVHLDVADRWGNMVSATPSGGWPQSSPTVPGLGFALNTRAQMFWLEQGLPGSLQPGKRPRTTLTPTLAHFEGRPALVCGTPGGDQQDQWQLQLLLRRILAGSGLQAAIDQPLFHSVHFPSSFYPRQALPGVAVLEASWGDKTIAALRERGHHVEVAPEWSAGRLTAIERDGDGILSGAATPRLMQAYAVGR from the coding sequence ATGTTCACGACCAGGCCCGATATCCGCGGAACCTTCGGTGTTGCCTCGGCCACGCACTGGGCAGTCGCCTCCACCGCAATGGCCATGCTCGAGCGCGGCGGCAATGCCTTCGACGGTGCGGTTGCCGCCGGTTTCGTGCTCCACGCGGTCGAACCGCATCTCAATGGTCCGGCAGGCGAAGTCCCGATCATCTTCCATTCGGCGACCAGTGGCCGCACGCAGGTCCTGTGCGGACAGGGCGTTGCGCCCGCCGCCGCGACACCCGAAGCCTTCACATCGCAAGGGCTCGACATGGTTCCGGGCTCGGGCATGATCGCTGCAGTCGTGCCCGGTGCCTTCGATGCCTGGATGCAGCTCCTGCGCGATCACGGGACGATGCCGCTCGACGAGGTCATGGCCCCGGCGATCCACTACCTCGAACACGGCCACCCGCTCCTGCCCGGCGCAGCGCGCGCGCTCGGCGATGTCGAGCAGGCGCTGCGTCACGAATGGCCCAGCGGGTTGGAAGTCTGGCTGCCCGGCGGCACGCCGCCCGTTGCAGGGGCCCTGTTCCGCAACCCGGTGCTGGCGGCCACCTGGAAGCGCATCCTTGCCGAAGCCGGAACCAGCGGCTCGCGCGAGGCCCGCATCGAGCGCGCCCGCCGTGCCTGGTCGCAAGGCTTCGTCGCCGAGGCGATCGACGCCTTCCTGCGCGCAGAACCTCTGATGGACGCCAGCGGCGAGCGCCATCTCGGCCTGCTCACCGGCGCCGACATGGCCAACTGGGAAGCCAGCTACGAGGAGCCGACCAAGGGTGACTTCAATGGCTGGACGATCTGCAAGACGGGCCCATGGGGCCAGGGCCCCGTCCTGCTCCAGGCCCTCGCCATCCTCGAGGCGCACGGACTTCGCGGCGCTGATCTGCAAAGCCCACAAGGCATCCACGTCGTGCTCGAAGCGCTCAAGCTCGCCTTCGCCGACCGCGAGGCCTATTACGGCGATCCCGACTTCGTCGACGTCCCGCTAGAGCGCCTGCTTTCGCGCGATTATGCTGTCAGCCGCGCCGCGCAGATCGGCAGCGATGCCTCGCTGGAACTGCGCCCCGGCACGATCCCCGGTTTCGAGGCTCAGGTCGCGCGCTCGCTCGAGATGGTACGCCCCTCGGACCCGAGCGCGGGAGGGCTGGGTGTCGGCGAGCCGACGATGATCCACCTCAAGCCGACGATCAAGCCGGGCGACACTGTCCATCTCGACGTGGCGGATCGCTGGGGCAACATGGTCTCGGCCACGCCTTCCGGCGGCTGGCCGCAGTCCTCGCCCACCGTCCCGGGGCTGGGCTTCGCGCTCAATACCCGCGCGCAGATGTTCTGGCTCGAACAGGGTCTTCCGGGAAGCCTGCAGCCGGGCAAGCGTCCGCGCACCACGCTAACCCCGACGCTCGCGCATTTCGAAGGCCGCCCTGCGCTCGTGTGCGGTACGCCCGGCGGCGACCAGCAGGACCAGTGGCAGCTTCAGCTGCTGCTGCGCCGCATCCTCGCCGGATCGGGTCTGCAGGCAGCCATCGATCAGCCGCTGTTCCATTCGGTGCATTTTCCCAGCTCGTTCTATCCGCGTCAGGCCCTGCCCGGGGTCGCGGTGCTGGAAGCGAGCTGGGGAGACAAGACAATCGCGGCGCTGCGCGAGCGTGGCCACCATGTCGAGGTCGCGCCGGAATGGAGCGCGGGCCGCCTGACCGCGATCGAGCGCGATGGCGATGGAATTCTTTCGGGAGCGGCCACGCCGCGGCTCATGCAGGCCTACGCGGTAGGGCGCTGA
- a CDS encoding non-heme iron oxygenase ferredoxin subunit produces the protein MKICAVEDLAPGAIRLVELDGMDPLVLVNRAGEFFLLEDECTHAIASLSEGRLEGDTLFCPLHGGSFDVRTGKAKSLPCKMALNTFPVEVRDGAVWYAG, from the coding sequence ATGAAGATCTGTGCCGTCGAAGACCTTGCCCCCGGTGCCATCCGGCTCGTCGAGCTGGACGGAATGGACCCTCTCGTACTGGTCAACCGCGCGGGCGAATTCTTCCTGCTCGAAGATGAATGCACCCATGCCATCGCCTCGCTTTCCGAAGGGCGTCTCGAAGGCGACACGCTGTTCTGTCCGCTGCACGGCGGCAGCTTCGACGTGCGCACGGGCAAGGCCAAGAGCCTGCCGTGCAAGATGGCGCTCAATACCTTTCCGGTCGAAGTGCGCGACGGCGCGGTGTGGTACGCAGGCTGA
- a CDS encoding RNA polymerase sigma factor — translation MDQHSSTMEASPDGAANVDWKATHGSLVRYLIARGVRADLADDVAQETIARLVVIARSQAIGSLFALAFRIANNLLVDHARLESRIGGDLDEDFVCDAPSLDRIVDSQKAFEVFQRCLNRMPPLRREVLVRRRLHHESCRSIGEDLSLSSKAVEKHITRALTDLRRAMVSAGLDPAGWSAW, via the coding sequence ATGGACCAGCACAGCAGCACGATGGAGGCATCGCCCGATGGAGCCGCGAACGTGGACTGGAAAGCCACGCATGGCTCGCTCGTGCGCTACCTGATCGCCCGCGGCGTCCGCGCCGATCTTGCCGACGATGTCGCGCAGGAAACAATCGCGCGCCTCGTCGTGATCGCCCGCAGCCAGGCGATCGGCAGCCTCTTCGCTCTGGCCTTCCGCATTGCCAACAACCTGCTCGTCGATCACGCAAGGCTCGAGAGCCGGATCGGCGGCGACCTCGACGAGGATTTCGTGTGCGATGCGCCCTCGCTCGATCGCATCGTCGATTCCCAGAAGGCCTTCGAAGTGTTCCAGCGCTGCCTCAACCGCATGCCTCCGCTACGCCGCGAGGTGCTCGTGCGTCGCCGGCTCCATCACGAGAGCTGCCGCAGTATCGGCGAGGACCTCTCGCTGAGCAGCAAGGCGGTCGAGAAACACATCACCCGGGCATTGACGGACCTGCGCCGCGCCATGGTCAGCGCGGGGCTCGACCCGGCGGGGTGGAGCGCGTGGTGA
- a CDS encoding FecR family protein, translating to MQGNRHIEQQAAYWVERMHAPVQDSETAARFDAWIAADPRHVDSFGRMSALWDSGSLSRALATCCPRNDNELQGGKAQAPEEAFTAQTATSDSRDRDDCPAPGRKWSRAIAAIAATITLFIASITLGDKLIIENDYATATGQERSITLADGSRIRLGGATSVTSRITPWSRTVTLTRGVAFFDVAHERWRSFTVNARDAQVMVLGTAFDVELLGKQTEQVRVYRGLVNVEKGGNSWKLPAGDGVLLAGASLLRITDVEGDRPDWTEGWYDAQDTPLGAILERVNRLSKAPVDLASPELGDLRLSGRLRLSEPEELLDIICATHDLQWKYEGTSITVERIP from the coding sequence ATGCAAGGCAACAGGCACATCGAGCAGCAGGCCGCCTACTGGGTCGAACGCATGCACGCCCCGGTCCAGGACAGCGAGACCGCGGCACGCTTCGATGCATGGATCGCGGCCGACCCGCGCCATGTCGACAGCTTTGGCCGGATGTCGGCCCTGTGGGATTCCGGCTCGCTTTCCCGCGCGTTGGCGACGTGCTGCCCACGTAACGACAACGAACTGCAGGGCGGCAAAGCTCAGGCCCCTGAGGAGGCCTTCACGGCGCAAACCGCTACGAGCGACAGTCGCGACCGGGACGATTGCCCTGCCCCCGGCCGAAAATGGTCCCGGGCAATCGCAGCCATCGCGGCGACGATCACGCTTTTCATCGCCTCCATAACCCTTGGCGACAAGCTGATCATCGAGAACGACTACGCGACGGCCACCGGGCAGGAACGCAGCATCACGCTCGCGGACGGCTCGCGCATTCGCCTCGGCGGCGCGACCAGCGTGACGAGCCGAATCACGCCCTGGTCCCGCACCGTCACCCTGACACGCGGCGTCGCCTTCTTCGACGTTGCTCACGAGCGCTGGCGCAGCTTCACGGTCAATGCCCGCGACGCCCAAGTCATGGTGCTGGGCACGGCATTCGACGTCGAACTCCTCGGCAAACAGACCGAGCAGGTCCGCGTCTACCGAGGGCTGGTCAACGTCGAGAAGGGCGGCAACTCGTGGAAGCTGCCGGCAGGCGACGGCGTACTGCTTGCCGGCGCCAGCCTCCTGCGCATCACGGACGTGGAAGGTGACCGCCCGGACTGGACAGAAGGCTGGTACGATGCACAGGACACACCGCTCGGTGCGATCCTCGAACGGGTCAACCGCCTCTCGAAGGCCCCCGTCGACCTCGCCAGCCCCGAACTCGGCGATCTTCGCCTGAGCGGCCGCCTGCGGCTTTCCGAGCCCGAAGAACTGCTCGACATAATCTGCGCGACACACGATTTGCAGTGGAAGTACGAAGGCACAAGCATCACCGTTGAGCGCATTCCATAG